One genomic region from Salvia hispanica cultivar TCC Black 2014 chromosome 2, UniMelb_Shisp_WGS_1.0, whole genome shotgun sequence encodes:
- the LOC125205152 gene encoding probable LRR receptor-like serine/threonine-protein kinase At3g47570: MSIYTAGELPQEIGTLPRLEFFSVYNNSLHGSIPSSIFNISTLTSLEVSFNEFSGTLPSDIGHSLINLEVLFVSYNKLSGSIPTSITNISKLTYLDMSANSFSGSIPLFGNLNLLECLLLSGNNLSGQKFPTQELTFLSSLTNCRYLDRLGVSGNPLSGTLPSSLGNFSSSLLTFEASQCNIKGVIPSQVGNLTSLLYIYLDGNQLSGPIPPTIGKLKKLQSINLSGNQLVGSIPSNVCRMNNLGILNLSGNMLVGAIPECLGDVKSLREIYLDSNQLNSVIPPKFWSLKDLIFLNLSSNSLNGQLTYQLGNLKLINSLDLSLNQFSGLIPSSIDGCESLEYLDLSNNMFSGSIPHSLGEVKGLIRLDLSYNNLTGSIPKSLEELRYLENFNVSNNALEGKIPDGGRFRNFSSLSFSHNLALCGSITFQVPPCSGKNHRSWLKKLVVSSVILVVIIVFVMLILISMRKQKKVALLADISPENTECRRISYKELEQGTSSFSETNLLGGGGFGSVFEATLFNGLKVAVKVFHLELQGAARSFDTETTILSSIRHRNLVRVIGCCCNMEFKALILEYMPNGSLDFLYVV, encoded by the coding sequence ATGTCGATATATACCGCAGGTGAATTACCACAAGAGATTGGCACTCTGCCAAGACTCGAGTTTTTCTCCGTGTATAACAATTCTTTACATGGATCCATCCCATCTTCAATATTCAACATATCAACATTGACAAGTTTAGAAGTTTCATTCAATGAGTTTTCTGGTACTCTTCCTTCAGACATAGGTCATTCACTTATTAACCTTGAAGTCCTTTTTGTGAGTTATAACAAACTAAGTGGTTCAATTCCAACCTCCATTACCAATATTTCCAAACTTACATACTTGGACATGTCTGCCAACTCATTTAGTGGCTCCATACCACTCTTTGGTAATTTGAACCTTCTAGAATGTCTTCTTCTTTCGGGAAATAATTTGAGTGGACAGAAATTCCCAACACAAGAATTGacatttctctcttcattaacaaATTGTCGATATTTGGATCGGTTGGGAGTGTCGGGTAATCCACTTAGTGGCACACTACCTTCTTCACTTgggaatttttcttcttctctattGACTTTTGAAGCATCACAATGCAATATCAAGGGTGTCATTCCATCTCAAGTAGGAAACTTAACTAGTTTGCTATACATTTATTTGGATGGAAATCAGTTGAGTGGACCAATTCCACCTACAATTGGGAAATTGAAGAAACTCCAAAGCATAAATCTTAGTGGCAATCAATTGGTAGGGTCCATCCCTAGTAATGTTTGCAGAATGAACAATTTGGGGATATTGAACCTCTCTGGTAATATGCTTGTGGGTGCAATACCTGAATGTTTGGGTGATGTTAAATCCTTGAGAGAGATCTACTTAGATTCCAACCAGTTGAATTCAGTCATCCCTCCCAAGTTTTGGTCTCTTAAAGATctcatttttttgaatttgtccTCAAACTCCTTGAATGGTCAATTGACATATCAGCTTGGCAATTTAAAGTTAATAAACTCCTTGGATTTGTCTTTGAATCAATTTTCAGGCCTAATTCCTAGCTCAATTGATGGTTGTGAATCTTTAGAATATCTTGACTTGTCAAATAATATGTTTAGTGGATCCATTCCTCATTCATTGGGAGAGGTTAAGGGTTTGATAAGATTGGATTTGTCTTACAATAATCTTACCGGATCAATACCCAAGTCCTTGGAAGAGCTTCGTTATCTTGAAAACTTTAATGTTTCCAACAATGCACTAGAGGGGAAAATTCCGGATGGGGGTCGTTTTCGTAACTTTAGTTCGTTGTCATTTTCCCACAACTTAGCTCTTTGTGGTTCAATAACATTTCAAGTTCCACCCTGCTCAGGAAAAAATCATAGATCATGGTTAAAGAAACTTGTGGTGTCATCAGTGATTTTAGTTGTCATCATTGTGTTTGTTATGCTTATTCTCATAAGCATGCGCAAACAGAAAAAAGTAGCACTCCTTGCTGACATTTCACCAGAAAATACTGAATGTAGAAGAATTTCTTACAAGGAACTTGAACAAGGAACAAGTTCATTTAGTGAAACAAACTTGCTTGGAGGAGGTGGTTTTGGTTCTGTATTCGAAGCAACACTTTTTAATGGGTTAAAAGTAGCGGTAAAAGTGTTCCACTTGGAATTGCAAGGAGCGGCAAGGAGCTTTGACACTGAAACTACTATATTGAGTAGCATTCGACACAGAAACTTAGTTCGTGTTATTGGATGTTGTTGTAATATGGAGTTTAAAGCATTGATTCTTGAATACATGCCAAATGGGAGCTTGGATTTCTTGTATGTAGTGTAG
- the LOC125205154 gene encoding probable LRR receptor-like serine/threonine-protein kinase At3g47570 — MESLLFSLALSILLLSCFTLSFDPATDQNALLSFKNSIISHPYAFNWLENTSVCNWIGVSCGLKHHRVTALNLSGYGLSGTIAPHLGNLTFLRYLDISSNRFMGSLPFELSKLRRLKVMNVGANLFTGGIPTWLGSLPQLEELYLYSNQLSGSIPHTIFNVSSIREIRIGNNSLSGLLPSDMCNNMPNIQVLSLAQNEIGGQIPSNIWKCRHLEVLLLSYTNFSGNIPREIGRLSFLTRLSLGYNNGFGGGVPREIGNLTRLEILTIDGASLTGDFPSFVFNISSLRVLSLSHNSFSGELPQDIGTLPRLEFFSVFNNSLHGSIPSSIFNISTLTSLEVSFNEFYGTLPSDIGLSLSNLEVLFVSYNKLSGAIPTSITNMSKLTYLDMSVNSFSGSIPLFGNLKLLQCLLLSGNNLSGAKYPTQELTFLSSLTNCRYLDRLGVSGNPLSGFLPSSLGNFSSSLLTFEASQCNIKGVIPSQIGNLTTLLYIYLDGNQLSGLIPPTIGKMTKLQSINLSGNQLVGTIPDNVCTMNNLGTLSLSGNMLVGAIPECLGDVKSLRGIYLDSNQLNSAIPPKFWSLKDLIFLNLSFNSFNGQLTYQLGTLKLINSLDLSSNQFSGDIPSSIDGCESLEFLDLSNNLFSGSIPHSLGEVKGLVRLDLSYNNLSGSIPKSLEDLPFLENFNVSNNKLEGKIPDGGRLRNFSAESFSHNLALCGPITFQVPPCSEKSHRTWLKKVVVSSVILAVIVVFVMLVLISMRKKKKVALPVDMPPGTTECKRISYKELEQGTSSFSEINLLGRGSYGSVFEATLFNGIKVAVKVFHLELQGAAKSFDAETAILSNIRHRNLLRVIGCCCNMEFKALILAYMPNRSLDKWLQSDKCGLDLIQTLKIAMDVVAALEYLHHGLTFPVVHCDIKPSNVLLDQDMVAHLADFGISKLFDGGETTIQTQTMATIGYASPEFGMDGKVSIKGDVYSFGILLLEMFTGKKPTDDMFGEERSLKEWASEALEQNTANETVMYALLSTEDQKYSGKEQYLLSIFQLAMKCLAVSADERISMIEAAAGLHNIYTTIVV; from the exons ATGGAGAGTTTGCTCTTTTCCTTGGCTCTTTCAATCTTGTTATTAAGTTGCTTTACCCTCTCCTTTGATCCCGCCACCGACCAAAATGCACTTCTTTCCTTCAAAAACTCCATCATTTCCCACCCTTATGCCTTCAATTGGTTGGAAAATACATCAGTTTGTAACTGGATTGGTGTGTCTTGCGGCCTCAAGCACCACCGCGTCACTGCTCTCAATCTCTCTGGCTACGGCCTTTCTGGAACTATTGCTCCACATCTCGGAAACTTAACGTTTCTGAGATATTTGGACATAAGCTCCAACCGTTTCATGGGGAGCTTACCCTTTGAGCTCTCTAAACTGCGTCGTCTGAAGGTGATGAATGTGGGAGCAAATTTATTCACCGGAGGAATACCAACATGGTTGGGAAGTTTACCTCAACTAGAGGAACTCTATCTTTATAGTAATCAGTTAAGTGGTTCCATACCACATACTATTTTCAATGTGTCTTCAATCAGAGAAATTAGAATTGGAAATAATAGCTTATCAGGTTTGCTTCCAAGCGATATGTGCAACAATATGCCCAACATCCAAGTATTGTCCCTTGCTCAGAATGAAATTGGAGGACAAATTCCGTCGAATATATGGAAATGCAGACATCTTGAGGTGTTGTTATTATCCTACACCAATTTCAGTGGTAACATTCCACGTGAAATTGGAAGACTGAGCTTTCTTACAAGGTTGTCGTTGGGGTACAATAATGGTTTTGGAG GTGGAGTTCCACGAGAAATTGGAAATCTCACGAGACTAGAGATATTAACCATTGATGGTGCTTCTCTAACCGGAGATTTTCCATCTTTCGTCTTCAACATTTCTTCATTGAGAGTCCTCAGTTTATCTCACAATAGTTTCTCAG GTGAATTACCACAAGATATTGGCACTCTGCCAAGACTCGAGTTTTTCTCTGTGTTTAACAATTCTTTACATGGATCCATCCCATCTTCAATATTCAACATATCAACATTGACAAGTTTAGAAGTTTCATTCAACGAGTTTTATGGTACTCTTCCTTCAGACATAGGTCTTTCACTTAGTAACCTTGAAGTCCTTTTTGTGAGTTATAACAAACTCAGTGGTGCAATTCCAACCTCCATTACCAATATGTCCAAACTTACATACTTGGATATGTCTGTCAACTCATTTAGTGGCTCCATACCACTCTTTGGTAATTTGAAACTTCTACAATGTCTTCTCCTTTCGGGAAATAATTTGAGTGGAGCAAAATACCCAACCCAGGAATTGacatttctctcttcattaacgaATTGTCGATATTTGGATCGGTTGGGAGTGTCGGGTAATCCACTTAGTGGCTTCCTACCTTCTTCACTTgggaatttttcttcttcccttttgacttttgaagcATCACAATGCAACATCAAGGGTGTCATTCCATCTCAAATAGGAAACTTAACTACTTTGCTATACATTTATTTGGATGGAAATCAGCTGAGTGGACTAATTCCACCAACAATTGGGAAAATGACGAAACTCCAAAGCATAAATCTTAGTGGCAATCAATTGGTAGGAACTATCCCTGACAATGTTTGCACAATGAACAACTTGGGGACGTTGAGCCTCTCTGGTAACATGCTTGTGGGTGCAATACCTGAATGTTTAGGCGATGTTAAATCATTGAGAGGGATCTACTTAGATTCCAATCAGTTAAATTCAGCCATCCCTCCCAAGTTTTGGTCTCTTAAAGATctcatttttttgaatttgtccTTCAATTCCTTCAACGGTCAGTTGACATATCAGCTTGGCACTTTAAAGTTAATAAACTCCTTGGATTTGTCTTCGAATCAATTTTCAGGCGATATTCCCAGCTCAATTGATGGTTGTGAATCTTTAGAGTTTCTTGACTTATCAAACAATTTGTTCAGTGGATCCATTCCTCATTCATTGGGAGAGGTTAAGGGTTTAGTAAGATTGGATTTATCTTACAATAATCTTTCTGGATCAATACCTAAATCCTTAGAAGACCTTccttttcttgaaaattttaatgtttccAACAATAAACTGGAGGGGAAAATTCCAGATGGGGGTCGTTTACGTAACTTTAGTGCTGAGTCTTTTTCCCACAACTTAGCTCTTTGTGGTCCAATAACATTTCAAGTTCCACCCTGCTCAGAAAAGAGTCACAGAACATGGTTAAAGAAAGTTGTGGTGTCATCGGTGATTTTAGCTGTCATTGTGGTGTTTGTAATGCTTGTTCTCATAAGCATGcgcaaaaagaaaaaagtagcaCTCCCTGTTGACATGCCACCCGGAACTACTGAATGCAAAAGAATTTCTTATAAAGAACTTGAACAAGGAACAAGTTCATTTAGTGAAATCAACCTACTTGGAAGAGGTAGTTATGGTTCTGTATTCGAAGCGACACTTTTTAATGGGATAAAAGTAGCAGTAAAAGTGTTCCACTTGGAATTGCAAGGAGCGGCAAAGAGCTTTGATGCAGAAACTGCTATATTAAGCAACATTCGACACAGAAACTTATTACGAGTTATTGGATGTTGTTGTAATATGGAGTTTAAAGCATTGATTCTGGCATACATGCCAAATAGGAGCTTGGATAAATGGTTACAATCCGATAAGTGTGGTTTAGATCTTATACAGACATTGAAAATTGCAATGGATGTTGTAGCCGCCTTGGAATATCTTCACCATGGTCTTACATTCCCAGTTGTTCATTGTGATATAAAGCCAAGTAATGTGTTGCTTGATCAAGACATGGTTGCTCATCTTGCTGATTTTGGTATTTCCAAGCTTTTTGATGGAGGGGAAACAACTATCCAAACACAAACTATGGCAACTATTGGGTATGCATCACCAG AGTTTGGAATGGATGGCAAAGTGTCAATAAAAGGGGATGTGTACAGTTTTGGGATACTGTTGCTAGAGATGTTCACTGGAAAGAAGCCAACAGATGATATGTTCGGTGAAGAAAGGAGTTTAAAAGAATGGGCAAGTGAAGCATTAGAGCAAAATACAGCAAATGAAACGGTAATGTATGCTCTGTTGTCAACGGAAGATCAAAAATACTCTGGAAAGGAGCAATATTTGTTGTCGATATTTCAATTGGCAATGAAATGTTTAGCCGTTTCAGCAGATGAAAGAATTAGCATGATTGAAGCAGCGGCTGGTCTACACAATATCTATACAACAATTGTAGTGTAG
- the LOC125205156 gene encoding LRR receptor-like serine/threonine-protein kinase EFR has translation MEGLIFSFALSILLLSSFTLSFDTDQNALLSFKNSIISHAALRKNWSEYTPVCNWIGVSCGLKHHRVTALNLSGYSLGGTVAPHLGNLTFLRYLDISNNSFTGSLPSKLSKLHCLRVMNVGVNSLTGEIPTWLGNLPQLEELYLHSNKLSGSIPHAIFNVSSIREIEIEKNSLSGLLPSDICNNMPNIKILSLAHNRIGGKIPSNIWKCTHLEKLSLSYNDFSGNIPREIGRLSLLTNLSLGYNNFFGGGVPREIGNLTRLEILSIDRASLTGEIPSLIFNVSSLRVVNLADNRLSGKLPQEIGTLPRLEFFSVYNNSLHGSIPSSIFNISTLKDLEVSFNKFSGTLPPDIGCSLINLEVLFVSYNRLHGPIPISMTNFSKLTHLDMSGNSFSGFIPHFGNLNHLICLLLLDNYLSGAEFPTQELTFLSSLTSCRYLDRLGFSGNPLSGILPSSLGNFSSSLRTFEAANINIKGVIPSQVGNLSGLLYIYLEGNQLSGPIPPTIGKLKKLQIINLSGNQLVGSIPNNVCKMNNLGILNISSNMLEGAIPECLGDVKSLREIYLGSNKLNSAIPPKLWSLKDLIVLNLSSNSLNGLLTYQLGNLKLINSLDLSLNQFSGLIPSSIDGCESLEYLDLSNNMFSGSIPHSLGEVKGLIRLDLSYNNLTGSIPKSLEELRYLENFNVSNNALEGKIPDGGRFRNFSSLSFSHNLALCGSITFQVPPCSENNHKSWLKKLVVPSVILAIVVVCVMLVLVCMHKRKKVADISLGTTERRRISYNELERGTSSFSETNLLGRGSFGSVFEATLFDGLKVAVKVFHLELQGAERSFEVETAILRNIRHRNLVRVIGCCCNMEFKALILVYMPNKSLDKWLHSDNYGLDLIQRLKIAIDVAAALEYLHHYYTFPVVHCDIKPTF, from the exons ATGGAGGGTTTGATCTTTTCCTTTGCTCTTTCAATCTTGTTATTAAGTAGCTTTACCCTCTCTTTTGACACCGACCAAAATGCACTTCTTTCCTTCAAAAACTCCATTATTTCTCACGCTGCTTTGCGTAAAAATTGGTCGGAATATACACCCGTTTGTAATTGGATTGGTGTGTCGTGCGGCCTCAAACACCACCGCGTCACTGCTCTCAATCTCTCTGGCTATAGCCTTGGTGGAACTGTCGCTCCGCATCTCGGAAACTTAACGTTTCTGAGATATTTGGACATTAGTAACAACAGTTTCACGGGCAGCTTACCCTCTAAGCTCTCTAAACTGCATTGTTTGAGGGTGATGAATGTGGGAGTAAATTCATTAACCGGAGAAATACCAACATGGTTGGGCAATTTACCTCAACTAGAGGAACTCTATTTACATAGTAATAAGTTGAGTGGTTCCATACCACATGCTATTTTCAACGTGTCTTCAATtagagaaattgaaattgaaaaaaatagccTATCAGGTTTGCTTCCAAGTGATATTTGCAATAATATGcccaatatcaaaatattgtcGCTTGCTCATAATCGAATTGGAGGGAAAATTCCGTCTAATATATGGAAATGCACACATCTTGAGAAGTTGTCATTATCCTACAACGATTTCAGTGGCAATATTCCACGTGAAATTGGAAGACTGAGCTTGCTTACAAATTTGTCATTGGggtacaataatttttttggag gagGGGTTCCACGAGAAATTGGGAATCTCACAAGACTAGAGATATTAAGCATTGACCGTGCTTCTCTAACCGGTGAAATTCCATCTTTAATCTTCAACGTTTCTTCCTTGAGAGTCGTGAATTTAGCCGACAATAGATTGTCAG GTAAATTACCACAGGAGATTGGCACTCTGCCAAGACTCGAGTTTTTCTCGGTGTATAACAATTCTTTACATGGATCCATCCCATCTTCAATATTCAACATATCAACATTGAAGGATTTAGAGGTTTCATTCAATAAGTTTTCTGGTACTCTTCCTCCAGACATAGGTTGTTCACTTATTAATCTTGAAGTCCTTTTTGTGAGTTATAACAGACTCCATGGTCCAATTCCTATCTCAATGACCAATTTTTCTAAACTCACACACTTGGACATGTCTGGCAACTCATTTAGCGGCTTCATACCACACTTTGGTAACTTGAACCACCTAATATGTCTTCTCCTTTTGGATAATTATTTGAGTGGAGCAGAATTCCCAACCCAAGAATTGacatttctctcttcattaacgaGTTGTCGATATTTGGATCGGTTGGGATTCTCGGGTAATCCACTTAGTGGCATCCTACCCTCTTCACTTGGtaacttttcttcttctcttagAACTTTTGAAGCAGCAAACATTAACATCAAGGGTGTCATTCCTTCTCAAGTAGGAAACTTAAGTGGTTTGCTATACATTTATTTGGAAGGGAATCAACTGAGTGGACCAATTCCACCAACAATTGGGAAATTGAAGAAACTCCAGATCATAAATCTTAGTGGCAATCAATTGGTAGGGTCTATCCCTAACAATGTTTGCAAAATGAACAATTTGGGGATATTGAACATCTCTAGTAACATGCTTGAGGGTGCAATACCTGAATGTTTAGGTGATGTTAAATCCTTGAGAGAGATCTACTTAGGTTCCAACAAGTTGAATTCAGCCATCCCTCCCAAGTTGTGGTCTCTTAAAGATCTCATTGTTCTGAATTTGTCCTCTAATTCCTTGAATGGTCTATTGACATATCAGCTTGGCAATTTAAAGTTAATAAACTCCTTGGATTTGTCTTTGAATCAATTTTCAGGCCTAATTCCTAGCTCAATTGATGGTTGTGAATCTTTAGAATATCTTGACTTGTCAAATAATATGTTTAGTGGATCCATTCCTCATTCCTTGGGAGAGGTTAAGGGTTTGATAAGATTGGATTTGTCTTACAATAATCTTACCGGATCAATACCCAAGTCCTTGGAAGAGCTTCGTTATCTTGAAAACTTTAATGTTTCCAACAATGCACTAGAGGGGAAAATTCCGGATGGGGGTCGTTTTCGTAACTTTAGTTCGTTGTCATTTTCCCACAACTTAGCTCTTTGTGGTTCAATAACATTTCAAGTTCCACCCTGCTCggaaaataatcataaatcaTGGTTGAAGAAACTTGTGGTGCCATCGGTTATTTTAGCTATCGTCGTGGTTTGTGTAATGCTTGTTCTCGTGTGCATGCACAAACGGAAAAAAGTAGCTGACATTTCACTAGGAACTACTGAACGCAGAAGAATTTCTTACAACGAACTTGAACGAGGAACAAGTTCATTTAGTGAAACCAACCTACTTGGAAGAGGTAGTTTTGGTTCTGTATTCGAAGCAACACTTTTTGATGGGTTAAAAGTTGCAGTGAAAGTATTCCACTTGGAACTACAAGGAGCGGAAAGGAGCTTTGAAGTGGAAACTGCTATATTAAGAAACATTCGACACAGAAACTTAGTTCGAGTTATTGGATGTTGTTGTAATATGGAGTTTAAAGCATTGATTCTAGTATACATGCCAAATAAAAGTTTGGATAAATGGTTACATTCGGATAATTATGGTTTGGATCTTATACAGAGACTGAAAATAGCAATAGATGTTGCGGCCGCCTTGGAATATCTTCACCATTACTACACATTCCCAGTTGTTCATTGTGATATAAAGCCAA CTTTTTGA
- the LOC125203617 gene encoding putative receptor-like protein kinase At3g47110 — translation MATIGYAAPEFGMDGKVSIKGDVYSFGVLLLEMFTGKKPTDDMFGEERSLKEWVSEALEQNATAEIVASTLLSTEDQYYSAKELCLLSIFQLAMKCLAVSVDERINMIEAVASLHNIYTTTVAGNGA, via the exons ATGGCAACCATTGGCTACGCAGCACCAG AGTTTGGAATGGATGGCAAAGTGTCAATAAAAGGGGATGTGTACAGTTTTGGGGTACTACTGCTAGAGATGTTCACTGGAAAGAAGCCAACGGATGATATGTTCGGTGAAGAAAGGAGTTTAAAAGAGTGGGTAAGTGAAGCATTAGAGCAAAATGCAACAGCTGAAATCGTGGCGTCTACTTTGTTATCAACGGAAGATCAATATTACTCTGCAAAGGAGCTATGTTTGTTGTCAATATTTCAATTGGCAATGAAATGTTTAGCCGTTTCAGTAGATGAAAGAATCAATATGATTGAAGCAGTGGCCAGTCTACACAATATCTATACAACAACTGTAGCAGGTAATGGAGCTTGA
- the LOC125205714 gene encoding uncharacterized protein LOC125205714, producing the protein MRLFKRIAGLLGLGKDEDQQHRDGDAAAEATAPPPFSAGSAAAATASAQHLPRRGFSVPVQVPVERDPPAPLLLFCPSGDGEVQGLRWYARRLKMDEDGDVADEFLDEVSPDTLRSVGAQSPAPRFEVKNSTKPVKVKNLELLPNGKIHHLVEHHGKLEWL; encoded by the exons ATGAGGCTCTTTAAGAGAATCGCTGGTTTGTTGGGGTTAGGGAAAGACGAAGATCAGCAGCACCGCGACGGCGACGCTGCTGCTGAGGCCACCGCTCCGCCTCCGTTCTCTGCCGGATCCGCCGCGGCAGCTACTGCTTCAGCTCAGCATCTCCCACGCAGAGGCTTCAGCGTTCCTGTTCAGGTCCCCGTCGAGCGGGACCCACCCGCTCCTCTTCTCTTATTTTGCCCCTCCGGAGATGGTGAAGTTCAG GGCTTGAGGTGGTATGCTAGGCGCCTTAAAATGGATGAAGATGGAGATGTTGCAGATGAGTTCCTTGATGAAGTGTCACCAGATACGTTAAGAAGTGTGGGAGCACAGAGCCCTGCACCAAGGTTTGAAGTGAAGAACAGCACAAAACCTGTCAAAGTGAAGAATCTGGAATTGCTACCTAACGGTAAAATTCATCATCTCGTGGAGCACCATGGCAAGCTGGAGTGGCTGTAA
- the LOC125205710 gene encoding protein S-acyltransferase 8-like has translation MAKRVYQVWKGNNIFFLSGRLIFGPDARSLLVTLLLLIAPVVIFCVFVARHLRHHFSSYNAGYAIIVAAIVFTIHVLVLLFLTSSRDPGIVPRNSHPPEEEFRYDTSASVEVGGRQTPSLQFPRTKEVMVNGLPVRVKYCDTCMLYRPPRCSHCSICNNCVERFDHHCPWVGQCIGMRNYRYFFCFVSSAALLCIFVFSISAYYIKVLMDDHKGTVWTAMKESPVSVILMGYCFISLWFVGGLTGFHLYLISTNQTTYENFRYRADNRINVYDRGCLNNFSEVFCTPVKPSKNNFRALVQEESQRPPMPISRDNAEPEEPGDGRRMKVEDDLDIGGDLLKISQRHNIEDIEADIRSRGSDVPHHNSSEGDSALGSDRRPPGVQSEPTRHPNWGRSGSWDIGNEGNFANSKEALQSV, from the exons ATCTTTTTCCTGAGTGGGAGGTTGATTTTTGGCCCCGATGCAAGATCACTGCTTGTCACCTTATTGTTGCTCATTGCCCCTGTCGTTATCTTTTGTGTTTTTGTCGCAAGGCATCTTCGTCACCATTTCTCGTCCTACAATGCAGGATATGCAATCATTGTAGCTGCTATAGTCTTCACCATTCAT GTTCTAGTTTTGTTGTTTCTAACCTCATCCCGAGATCCTGGGATTGTGCCACGTAATTCACACCCTCCAGAAGAAGAGTTTCGTTATGATACTTCTGCGTCAGTGGAGGTTGGTGGACGGCAGACACCAAGCCTCCAGTTCCCTCGAACCAAAGAAGTAATGGTCAATGGACTCCCTGTCAGAGTTAAATATTGTGATACCTGTATGCTATATCGTCCTCCTCGTTGCTCACACTGCTCGATCTGCAATAATTGTGTGGAGCGTTTTGATCATCACTGCCCTTGGGTAGGTCAGTGCATAGGAATG CGAAACTACCGTTATTTCTTCTGTTTTGTTTCCTCGGCAGCACTTCTTTGCATCTTTGTGTTTTCAATATCAGCTTACTATATCAAGGTTTTGATGGATGATCATAAAGGTACTGTGTGGACGGCAATGAAAGAATCTCCTGTATCTGTGATTCTGATGGGTTACTGTTTCATATCGTTATGGTTTGTTGGTGGGCTGACTGGATTTCACCTTTATCTAATAAGCACAAATCAG ACAACCTATGAGAATTTCCGCTACAGAGCTGACAACAGGATCAATGTCTATGATCGTGGTTGCTTAAACAACTTTTCTGAAGTATTCTGTACACCGGTGAAGCCCTCAAAGAACAACTTCCGAGCTTTGGTGCAGGAGGAATCCCAGAGGCCACCGATGCCCATTTCTAGGGACAATGCCGAACCAGAGGAACCTGGAGATGGCCGACGTATGAAGGTGGAAGATGATTTAGACATCGGTGGAGATCTTTTGAAAATCTCACAGCGTCATAACATTGAAGACATTGAAGCTGACATTCGTAGTAGAGGAAGCGACGTACCCCATCACAATTCATCTGAAGGAGATTCCGCGTTGGGTTCTGACAGACGTCCCCCTGGCGTGCAATCAGAACCAACACGACACCCAAATTGGGGGCGAAGTGGGAGCTGGGACATCGGCAATGAGGGAAACTTCGCCAATTCGAAAGAAGCATTGCAGTCAGTGTGA